The Prochlorococcus marinus str. MIT 9301 genome window below encodes:
- the gyrB gene encoding DNA topoisomerase (ATP-hydrolyzing) subunit B, whose product MSEDKRSNKISNDYGAEQIQVLEGLEPVRKRPGMYIGSTGPRGLHHLIYEVVDNSVDEALAGHCDHIEIVLRADGSALISDNGRGIPTDIHPRTGKSALETVLTVLHAGGKFGSGGYKVSGGLHGVGISVVNALSEWVKVTVYRDGSEFNQRFEKGISKGELESKKQTGKSSKKGTTICFKPDKTIFSGGIEFEYALLSSRLRELAYLNGGVKIVFRDERNQLSDGSFKEEIYLYQGGIKEYVEYMNAEKESIHPEIIYVDSQKENVYVEAALQWCSDVYSDNILGFANNIRTIDGGTHIEGLKTVLTRTFNNLAKKRGKRKDIEKNLAGENIREGLTVVLSVKVPDPEFEGQTKTKLGNTEVRGIVDSLIGEALTKYMEFNPGILDLILEKAIQSFNAAEAARRARELVRRKSVLESSTLPGKLADCSSRDPSESEIYIVEGDSAGGSAKQGRDRNFQAILPLRGKILNIEKTDDTKIYKNTEIQSLITALGLGIKGEEFDESSLRYHRVVIMTDADVDGAHIRTLLLTFFYRYQRELVEKGFIYIACPPLYKVERGKNHNYCYNENQLKDTIQGFGENANYNIQRFKGLGEMMPKQLWDTTMNPQTRMMKRVEIEDALEADRIFNILMGDKVAPRREFIETHSSNLDMATLDI is encoded by the coding sequence ATGAGTGAGGACAAAAGATCTAATAAAATCTCTAATGATTATGGGGCGGAGCAAATTCAGGTTTTAGAGGGTTTAGAACCTGTTCGTAAACGCCCTGGAATGTATATAGGTTCAACGGGACCTAGGGGATTACACCATTTAATATATGAGGTAGTTGATAACTCGGTTGATGAAGCACTTGCAGGACATTGTGATCATATAGAAATAGTTCTTCGAGCAGATGGTTCTGCTTTAATTTCTGATAATGGACGAGGTATCCCAACAGATATTCATCCAAGAACAGGGAAAAGTGCCCTAGAAACTGTTCTAACTGTTCTTCATGCAGGAGGTAAATTTGGAAGTGGTGGTTATAAAGTTTCAGGGGGTTTGCATGGAGTAGGAATATCTGTAGTAAATGCCCTAAGCGAATGGGTTAAGGTGACTGTTTATAGGGATGGAAGCGAATTTAATCAAAGATTTGAAAAAGGTATATCAAAGGGTGAATTGGAAAGTAAAAAGCAGACTGGCAAATCATCTAAGAAAGGAACAACTATTTGCTTTAAACCTGACAAAACGATTTTTTCTGGAGGAATTGAATTTGAATATGCTCTTCTTTCATCGAGATTAAGGGAACTGGCTTATCTGAATGGCGGAGTAAAAATTGTTTTTAGAGATGAGAGAAATCAATTATCAGATGGTTCTTTTAAAGAAGAAATTTATTTGTATCAAGGAGGTATTAAAGAATATGTTGAATACATGAATGCTGAAAAAGAGTCTATTCATCCTGAAATAATTTATGTTGACTCACAGAAAGAAAATGTATATGTGGAAGCAGCTTTGCAATGGTGTTCAGATGTATATTCAGATAATATTTTGGGATTTGCAAATAATATCAGAACTATTGATGGAGGAACTCATATTGAAGGACTAAAAACTGTTCTGACAAGAACTTTTAATAATCTTGCAAAAAAGAGAGGTAAAAGAAAAGATATTGAAAAAAATTTAGCTGGTGAAAATATTAGAGAGGGTTTGACTGTTGTTTTATCAGTAAAAGTTCCAGATCCCGAATTTGAAGGACAAACAAAAACAAAATTAGGAAATACTGAAGTACGAGGAATTGTGGATTCTCTCATTGGTGAGGCTCTCACAAAATATATGGAATTCAATCCTGGAATTTTGGACTTGATTCTTGAAAAAGCAATTCAATCATTTAATGCAGCAGAAGCTGCGAGAAGGGCTAGAGAATTAGTAAGAAGAAAAAGTGTTCTCGAAAGTTCTACATTACCTGGAAAATTAGCAGATTGTAGTTCTAGAGATCCATCAGAATCAGAAATATACATAGTTGAAGGAGATTCAGCTGGTGGCTCTGCAAAACAAGGTCGAGATAGAAATTTTCAGGCTATTTTGCCTCTCAGGGGTAAAATTCTTAATATTGAAAAAACTGATGATACTAAAATATATAAAAATACAGAAATACAGTCATTAATAACAGCGCTAGGATTAGGAATAAAAGGAGAGGAGTTTGACGAAAGCTCTTTGAGATATCATAGAGTTGTAATTATGACGGATGCTGATGTTGACGGTGCTCATATAAGAACTTTATTGTTGACATTTTTTTATAGATATCAAAGAGAACTTGTTGAGAAAGGTTTTATATACATTGCTTGTCCTCCTCTTTATAAAGTTGAAAGAGGAAAGAATCATAATTACTGTTATAACGAGAATCAATTAAAGGATACAATTCAAGGTTTTGGAGAAAATGCAAATTATAATATCCAAAGATTTAAGGGATTAGGTGAAATGATGCCAAAACAATTATGGGATACAACTATGAATCCTCAAACGAGGATGATGAAAAGGGTTGAAATTGAAGATGCACTTGAAGCTGACAGAATATTTAATATTTTAATGGGAGATAAGGTTGCACCAAGAAGAGAATTTATTGAAACTCATAGTAGTAACTTAGATATGGCAACATTAGACATATGA
- the miaA gene encoding tRNA (adenosine(37)-N6)-dimethylallyltransferase MiaA — MSSHPPHVIVLIGPTASGKTELAIEIAEYFKTNIHNIDSRQIYKSMDIGTAKPSKIQQKKIRHFLIDIEEPINPINVKQFQEIAQKSIKEEIKKDKLPFLVGGSGLYMNSITKGFFVPDVPPQNNLRKQLEELGQEKCWDLLENCDPLSTKKINFADHVRTIRALEVFYVTGKPLSTLKVQKPPNWKILELGLDRGNLKERIFQRTKNMFLSGIIDETNHLISKYGFDLPILETIGYREARNVLNNHSTIDKAIELTATKTIQFAKRQKTWFRNKNNPLWLNNKNPLKDAIIKIESFLS, encoded by the coding sequence ATGTCTTCACATCCACCTCATGTAATAGTTTTAATTGGGCCTACTGCAAGTGGCAAAACAGAATTAGCTATTGAAATTGCAGAATATTTTAAAACTAATATACACAATATCGATTCAAGGCAAATATATAAGTCCATGGATATTGGAACAGCCAAGCCATCTAAAATCCAACAAAAAAAAATACGGCATTTTTTAATAGATATTGAAGAACCTATCAATCCAATTAATGTAAAACAATTTCAAGAAATTGCTCAGAAATCGATCAAAGAAGAAATTAAAAAAGATAAATTACCTTTTCTTGTTGGAGGAAGTGGTTTGTATATGAACTCAATAACAAAAGGTTTTTTCGTACCAGATGTCCCTCCTCAAAATAATTTAAGAAAACAATTAGAAGAACTTGGTCAGGAAAAATGTTGGGACCTGTTAGAAAATTGTGATCCATTATCAACAAAAAAAATCAATTTTGCTGACCACGTTCGAACAATAAGAGCTTTAGAAGTCTTCTACGTAACAGGTAAGCCTTTATCAACTCTGAAAGTTCAGAAACCACCTAACTGGAAAATCTTAGAGCTTGGATTAGACAGAGGTAATTTAAAAGAAAGAATTTTTCAAAGAACAAAAAATATGTTTTTATCTGGAATAATTGATGAGACGAATCACCTTATCTCTAAATACGGATTTGATTTGCCAATATTAGAAACAATTGGCTATCGAGAAGCTAGAAATGTTTTAAATAACCATTCAACAATTGACAAAGCGATTGAGTTAACTGCAACAAAAACAATCCAATTTGCCAAAAGACAAAAAACTTGGTTTCGTAATAAAAATAATCCTCTTTGGCTTAATAACAAAAACCCGCTAAAAGATGCAATAATTAAGATAGAGTCTTTTTTAAGCTAA
- the infC gene encoding translation initiation factor IF-3: MPPRPRFDRRAPVRELPNINERIKYPQLRVVDSDGKQLGVIDRLKALEIASQRELDLVLVSEKANPPVCRIMDYGKYKFEQEKKAKEARKKSHQTEVKEVKMRYKIDKHDYDVRIGQATKFLKSGDKVKCTVIFRGREIQHSNLAETLLLRMANDLEEQSEVQQKPKREGRNMIMFLSPRKTPLIKKDDA; encoded by the coding sequence ATGCCCCCACGCCCACGCTTTGACCGAAGAGCTCCAGTTAGAGAGCTACCAAATATAAATGAAAGAATAAAATACCCTCAATTGAGAGTCGTTGATTCAGATGGAAAACAATTAGGCGTCATAGATAGATTAAAAGCATTAGAAATCGCATCTCAAAGAGAACTTGATTTAGTTTTGGTGAGCGAAAAAGCAAATCCTCCTGTTTGTAGAATCATGGACTATGGGAAATATAAATTTGAACAAGAAAAAAAAGCTAAAGAAGCAAGAAAAAAATCTCATCAAACAGAAGTTAAAGAAGTAAAAATGAGGTACAAAATTGACAAGCATGATTATGATGTGCGGATTGGTCAAGCTACTAAATTTCTAAAATCGGGAGACAAGGTAAAATGCACTGTAATTTTTAGGGGAAGAGAAATTCAACACTCAAATTTAGCTGAGACTCTTCTTTTAAGAATGGCTAATGATTTAGAAGAGCAATCAGAAGTTCAACAAAAACCAAAAAGAGAAGGAAGAAACATGATTATGTTTTTAAGTCCCCGTAAAACTCCTCTCATTAAAAAAGATGATGCGTGA
- a CDS encoding GntR family transcriptional regulator, whose protein sequence is MRFHIQQESDIPASTQLYNQICFAIAARHYPPGHRLPSTRQLAMQTGLHRNTISKVYRQLEIDGVVEAIAGSGIYVRDNLTKREFKKSFYSKDRISKPPDQEAKKVIDNLINLGCSLQETRDLLTNEIDWRIKCGSRIIVSTPREDIGASMLIAEDLSTTVNVPVEVVPMEELEKVLSNSNSGTIVTSRYFLQPLEKVANQHGIRAIAVDLSDFQKELKILKELNAGSCVGIVSISPGLLRAAEIIIHSMRGSELILMTAISDNNSRLLSLLKASSHIVCDGPSLSVVENALLKNRSQLMRLPQIICARNYLSIETINQLKKEIGVIN, encoded by the coding sequence GTGAGATTCCATATTCAACAAGAAAGTGATATCCCAGCATCGACACAACTATACAATCAAATCTGTTTTGCAATTGCTGCAAGACATTATCCTCCAGGTCACAGACTTCCGAGTACAAGGCAACTTGCAATGCAAACTGGACTTCATCGAAATACTATAAGCAAAGTATACAGACAACTTGAAATAGATGGAGTTGTTGAAGCAATAGCTGGATCAGGTATCTATGTAAGAGATAATCTTACTAAAAGAGAATTTAAAAAATCTTTTTACTCAAAGGATAGAATAAGCAAACCACCTGATCAAGAAGCAAAAAAGGTTATTGACAACTTGATAAATTTAGGATGCAGTTTACAAGAAACGAGGGATTTATTAACCAATGAAATTGATTGGCGTATCAAGTGTGGATCAAGAATCATAGTCAGTACACCTAGAGAGGATATTGGCGCTTCTATGTTAATAGCAGAAGACCTTTCTACAACAGTTAATGTACCAGTAGAAGTTGTTCCAATGGAAGAATTAGAAAAAGTATTGAGTAATTCAAATAGTGGTACTATTGTAACAAGCAGATATTTTTTACAGCCTTTAGAAAAAGTTGCTAATCAACATGGGATTCGAGCTATTGCAGTTGACTTGAGCGATTTCCAAAAGGAATTGAAAATTCTAAAAGAATTAAATGCTGGGAGTTGTGTAGGTATTGTTAGTATAAGTCCTGGTTTATTGAGGGCAGCAGAAATCATAATACATAGTATGAGAGGTAGTGAATTAATTCTTATGACTGCAATCTCAGACAATAACAGTAGATTACTATCACTTTTAAAGGCTTCTAGCCATATAGTTTGTGATGGACCTAGTTTATCAGTTGTAGAAAACGCATTATTAAAAAATCGTTCTCAGCTAATGAGATTGCCTCAAATAATATGTGCTAGAAATTATTTAAGTATCGAAACAATAAATCAATTAAAAAAAGAAATAGGAGTTATTAATTAG
- the cysE gene encoding serine O-acetyltransferase, whose product MLKTFKSDIEIIRERDPAARGIIEIFLCYPGFQSIVIHRFTHKLWQLNIPLVPRLMSHLNRLVTGIEIHPGAKIGKRVFIDHGMGVVIGETAEVGNNCLLYQGVTLGGTGKSHGKRHPTLKENVVVGAGAKILGSITVGSNTRIGAGSVVVRNVEGNSTVVGVPGRVVHQSGVKVNPLAHSALPDAEANVIKNLMDRIDSLENEILKLQKTLQCLANSESIDISKLGDSQNLKDKEIFEFLGDD is encoded by the coding sequence ATGCTAAAAACTTTTAAATCAGATATAGAAATCATTAGAGAGAGAGATCCTGCCGCTAGAGGAATAATAGAAATATTTCTTTGCTACCCAGGCTTTCAATCAATAGTTATTCATAGGTTTACGCATAAATTATGGCAATTAAATATTCCTTTAGTACCCCGCTTAATGAGTCATCTTAATAGGTTAGTAACAGGTATTGAAATCCATCCTGGGGCAAAAATTGGTAAACGGGTTTTCATAGATCATGGAATGGGCGTTGTAATTGGAGAAACAGCTGAAGTAGGAAATAATTGTCTTCTATATCAGGGAGTTACATTAGGAGGCACTGGTAAAAGCCATGGGAAAAGACACCCAACCTTAAAGGAAAATGTTGTAGTTGGGGCAGGAGCAAAAATTCTTGGATCCATCACAGTAGGATCTAATACACGTATCGGCGCAGGCTCAGTAGTTGTTCGAAATGTAGAGGGGAACAGTACTGTTGTTGGGGTCCCTGGCAGGGTAGTGCATCAAAGTGGTGTCAAAGTAAATCCCTTAGCTCACTCTGCCTTACCAGATGCAGAAGCTAATGTGATAAAAAATTTAATGGATAGGATAGACTCTCTTGAAAATGAAATTCTTAAATTACAAAAAACCCTACAATGTTTAGCGAACTCAGAGTCTATTGATATTTCTAAACTCGGTGATTCTCAAAATCTTAAAGACAAAGAAATTTTTGAATTTCTTGGAGATGATTAA
- the secA gene encoding preprotein translocase subunit SecA: protein MLKLLLGDPNTRKLKRYQPIVEEINFLEEEISQLTDDELRKETQNLKSTISAELDLKKQKELLEEFLPKAFAIVREASKRVLDMRHFDVQLIGGIVLNECQIAEMKTGEGKTLVATLPCYLNALTGKGVHVVTVNDYLARRDAEWMGQVHRFLGLSVGLIQQDMNPLERKKNYDCDITYATNSELGFDYLRDNMATDINEVVQRKFNYCVIDEVDSILIDEARTPLIISGQVERPQEKYQKAAELSLELLKAKELSKDGIDPEGDYEVDEKQRSCILTDQGFAKCEEYLGVSDLYNPQDPWAHYITNALKAKELFIKDVNYIIKNEEAVIVDEFTGRVMPGRRWSDGQHQAIEAKESLKIQPETQTLASITYQNFFLLYPGLAGMTGTAKTEEVEFEKTYKLESTVIPTNQTRKRQDWSDQVFKTEIGKWKAVAKETAQIHREGRPVLVGTTSVEKSELLSSLLSEEKIPHNLLNAKPENVEREAEIVAQAGRAGAVTIATNMAGRGTDIILGGNSDYMARLKLKEILVPLLVKPDNEHKPPIPKQRSSKSKGGFSKKAVTNLKKNISNSSTSLFPCKLDEAFEKKLSVLSDELVKSWGDRQLSVLELDDRIATAAEKAPTDDNSIKLLRESLSDVKKEYEKVLIHEEEKVREAGGLHVIGTERHESRRVDNQLRGRAGRQGDLGSTRFFLSLDDNLLRIFGGDRVANLMNAFRVDEDMPIESGMLTRSLESAQKKVETYYYDIRKQVFEYDEVMNNQRKAVYGERLRVLKGIDLKRQVIGYGERTMIEIVDAYINPDLPPEEWNIDQLISKVKEFIYLLDDLKSDDINLLSIEELKNYLQEQLRIAYDLKESQIEKIRPGLMREAERFFILQQIDNLWREHLQSMDSLRESVGLRGYGQKDPLIEYKNEGYDMFLEMMTNMRRNVIYSMFMFQPKTDVNEKN, encoded by the coding sequence ATGCTAAAACTTTTGTTGGGAGACCCGAATACACGAAAGTTAAAGCGCTATCAACCAATAGTGGAAGAGATAAATTTTTTAGAAGAAGAAATTTCTCAATTGACTGATGATGAGCTGAGAAAAGAAACTCAAAATCTTAAATCAACTATTTCAGCAGAATTAGATTTAAAAAAACAAAAAGAACTCCTAGAAGAATTTCTTCCTAAAGCCTTTGCAATCGTGAGAGAAGCAAGTAAACGTGTTCTCGATATGAGACATTTTGATGTTCAGTTAATAGGCGGGATAGTTTTAAATGAGTGTCAAATTGCTGAGATGAAGACTGGAGAGGGAAAAACTCTTGTCGCAACATTACCTTGTTATCTAAATGCTCTTACTGGAAAAGGTGTTCATGTTGTTACGGTAAATGATTATTTAGCTCGAAGAGATGCAGAGTGGATGGGACAAGTTCATCGTTTTTTGGGTTTATCAGTTGGTTTGATTCAGCAAGATATGAATCCACTTGAGAGGAAGAAAAATTATGATTGTGATATAACTTATGCCACAAATTCAGAATTGGGATTTGATTATTTAAGAGATAATATGGCTACTGATATTAATGAGGTAGTTCAAAGAAAATTTAATTACTGCGTAATTGACGAGGTTGATTCAATATTAATTGATGAAGCAAGAACGCCTCTAATCATTTCTGGCCAAGTTGAAAGACCACAGGAAAAATATCAAAAAGCAGCAGAATTATCTCTGGAATTGCTCAAAGCAAAAGAATTAAGTAAAGATGGTATTGATCCAGAAGGGGATTATGAAGTTGATGAAAAACAGAGAAGTTGTATATTAACTGATCAGGGTTTTGCAAAATGTGAAGAGTATTTGGGAGTTAGTGATTTATATAATCCTCAAGATCCTTGGGCGCATTATATAACTAACGCTTTAAAAGCAAAAGAATTATTTATTAAAGATGTAAATTATATTATTAAGAACGAAGAGGCCGTCATAGTAGATGAATTTACTGGAAGGGTAATGCCAGGAAGACGTTGGAGTGATGGACAACATCAGGCAATTGAAGCAAAAGAGAGTCTTAAAATTCAGCCTGAGACTCAAACTTTAGCCTCCATAACTTATCAGAATTTTTTCCTTTTATATCCTGGTTTAGCAGGAATGACGGGGACCGCAAAAACTGAGGAGGTTGAATTTGAAAAAACTTATAAATTAGAATCAACAGTTATACCTACAAATCAAACAAGAAAGAGGCAAGATTGGTCTGATCAAGTATTCAAGACAGAGATTGGTAAATGGAAAGCCGTTGCTAAAGAAACTGCACAAATTCATAGAGAAGGTAGACCTGTTTTAGTTGGTACGACAAGTGTTGAAAAAAGTGAATTATTAAGTTCACTTTTATCTGAAGAGAAAATCCCACATAATTTATTAAATGCTAAGCCAGAGAACGTTGAACGTGAGGCTGAAATTGTTGCTCAGGCAGGAAGAGCAGGAGCTGTTACTATCGCGACTAATATGGCTGGAAGGGGAACAGATATAATTCTTGGCGGTAATAGTGACTATATGGCAAGGCTTAAATTAAAAGAAATTTTAGTTCCTTTGTTAGTCAAACCTGATAATGAGCATAAGCCACCAATTCCTAAACAAAGAAGTTCAAAATCTAAAGGTGGTTTTTCTAAAAAAGCTGTTACAAATTTGAAAAAGAATATTTCAAATTCTTCAACTAGTCTTTTCCCTTGTAAGCTCGATGAAGCATTTGAAAAGAAACTCTCTGTTTTATCTGATGAACTTGTTAAAAGTTGGGGAGACAGACAACTTTCTGTTTTGGAGCTTGATGACAGAATAGCTACAGCTGCAGAAAAAGCACCAACTGATGATAACTCGATTAAGCTTTTGAGAGAATCCTTGTCTGATGTAAAAAAAGAATATGAAAAAGTTTTGATTCATGAAGAAGAAAAAGTAAGAGAAGCTGGCGGTTTACATGTCATTGGTACTGAGAGACATGAATCAAGAAGAGTGGATAATCAATTAAGAGGAAGAGCGGGAAGGCAAGGTGATCTTGGAAGTACAAGATTCTTTTTATCTTTAGATGATAATTTATTAAGGATTTTTGGGGGCGATCGAGTAGCAAATTTAATGAATGCTTTTAGGGTTGATGAAGATATGCCTATTGAGTCAGGAATGCTTACTAGGTCTCTAGAAAGTGCTCAAAAGAAAGTTGAAACCTATTATTACGATATTAGAAAACAAGTATTTGAATATGACGAGGTAATGAATAATCAAAGAAAAGCAGTTTATGGCGAAAGACTAAGAGTATTGAAAGGAATTGATTTAAAGAGACAAGTAATAGGTTATGGAGAAAGGACAATGATTGAAATTGTAGATGCTTATATTAATCCTGATCTTCCTCCTGAAGAATGGAATATTGATCAATTAATTTCTAAAGTCAAAGAATTTATATATTTGTTAGATGATCTTAAATCTGATGATATTAATTTACTATCAATAGAAGAATTAAAAAATTATCTTCAAGAGCAATTACGAATAGCTTATGATCTAAAGGAATCACAAATAGAAAAGATTCGTCCAGGATTGATGAGAGAAGCTGAAAGATTTTTCATTTTGCAGCAAATCGATAATTTATGGCGAGAACATCTTCAATCCATGGATTCCTTGAGGGAATCAGTCGGATTGAGAGGTTATGGTCAAAAAGATCCATTAATTGAATATAAAAATGAAGGATATGATATGTTTCTTGAAATGATGACTAATATGCGAAGAAATGTTATTTATTCAATGTTTATGTTTCAACCTAAAACTGACGTAAATGAAAAAAATTAA
- a CDS encoding GNAT family N-acetyltransferase, whose product MKEISLIKHGKGALGLRIFGLGPNLKPTNGLIKLQKLLDTNAFWAKNRTINDLRKCLANSDVVISLWVGEEIVGFGRALTDGIYRGVLWDIVIDQNHQGKGFGTLILNNLLSSKKIKNTKKLYLMTTNKKLFYSQFEFKEVTSQNLLIREI is encoded by the coding sequence ATGAAAGAAATATCTCTAATCAAACATGGCAAAGGAGCTTTAGGGTTAAGGATTTTTGGATTAGGTCCCAATCTTAAACCAACAAATGGATTAATTAAGCTACAAAAATTACTAGATACCAATGCTTTCTGGGCAAAAAATAGAACAATTAATGATCTAAGAAAATGTCTCGCTAACAGTGATGTCGTAATAAGTCTTTGGGTTGGTGAGGAAATAGTTGGTTTTGGTAGAGCTTTAACTGATGGGATTTACCGCGGAGTACTTTGGGATATTGTTATAGATCAAAATCATCAAGGCAAAGGTTTTGGCACATTAATTTTAAACAACCTTTTATCTTCTAAAAAAATTAAAAATACAAAAAAATTATATTTAATGACAACAAATAAGAAATTATTTTATTCTCAATTTGAATTTAAAGAAGTTACTTCTCAAAATTTATTGATTCGTGAAATATAA
- a CDS encoding nuclear transport factor 2 family protein, with the protein MTRVISIEDLKGLFTKPYGTDAPTKQKWAEFYNENVIFIDPTQATEGLDSYVKAQEKLVKRCDDVFLETHAISITGDCGFVEWTMGLKIMGKEFIYPGTTRLLFGENGLIKEHRDYFDFCGPTFGPVPILGPFIRWIYSKFVS; encoded by the coding sequence ATGACAAGAGTAATTTCTATTGAGGATTTAAAGGGATTATTTACTAAACCTTATGGTACGGATGCGCCAACAAAGCAAAAATGGGCTGAATTTTATAATGAGAATGTTATTTTTATAGACCCAACTCAGGCAACAGAGGGCTTAGATTCTTATGTTAAAGCTCAAGAAAAGCTAGTTAAAAGATGTGATGATGTTTTTTTAGAAACTCATGCAATTTCCATAACTGGGGATTGTGGATTTGTTGAATGGACAATGGGTTTAAAAATTATGGGTAAAGAATTTATTTATCCTGGAACTACTCGTTTATTATTTGGTGAAAATGGATTAATCAAAGAGCACAGAGATTACTTTGATTTTTGCGGACCAACTTTTGGACCAGTTCCTATTTTAGGACCTTTTATAAGATGGATTTATAGTAAATTTGTATCTTGA
- the ribH gene encoding 6,7-dimethyl-8-ribityllumazine synthase, with product MAIFEGSFTNASTLKVGIVIARFNDLITNKILSGCLDCLKRHGLDTSELSNQVDIVWVPGSFELPIAAKTLMKKKSYDVVIALGAVIRGETSHYDVVISEASKGISQVSNENNIPIIFGVLTTDTMQQALERAGIKNNLGWNYALQAIEMGSLIKNLN from the coding sequence ATGGCTATTTTTGAGGGTTCTTTTACTAATGCCTCTACTTTAAAAGTTGGGATTGTAATAGCAAGATTTAATGATTTAATTACAAATAAAATTCTATCTGGTTGTCTTGATTGTTTAAAAAGACATGGTTTAGATACTTCTGAATTAAGCAATCAAGTAGATATTGTTTGGGTTCCTGGTTCATTCGAATTACCAATTGCAGCTAAAACCCTCATGAAAAAAAAGAGTTATGACGTTGTAATTGCTCTTGGGGCAGTGATCCGTGGCGAAACTTCCCACTATGATGTAGTTATATCTGAGGCGAGCAAAGGTATTTCACAAGTTTCAAATGAAAATAACATTCCAATTATTTTTGGTGTTTTAACTACTGATACTATGCAGCAGGCTTTAGAAAGAGCAGGGATTAAAAATAATCTTGGTTGGAATTATGCTTTACAAGCAATTGAGATGGGATCCTTAATTAAAAATTTAAATTAA
- the psbZ gene encoding photosystem II reaction center protein PsbZ — protein sequence MQAVNFFFVNALLFASLIAVVGVPVLYVTQPSTEEGQRESRRKIYSIAAVWVVLVFVTGIVSSLV from the coding sequence ATGCAGGCTGTTAACTTTTTCTTCGTAAATGCTCTACTATTTGCATCTTTAATTGCGGTAGTTGGAGTACCCGTTTTATATGTGACTCAACCTTCTACTGAGGAAGGACAGCGAGAAAGTAGGAGAAAAATTTATTCTATTGCTGCTGTTTGGGTTGTTTTGGTTTTTGTTACAGGGATTGTTTCTTCATTAGTTTGA